In the Oryza glaberrima chromosome 6, OglaRS2, whole genome shotgun sequence genome, one interval contains:
- the LOC127776833 gene encoding G-type lectin S-receptor-like serine/threonine-protein kinase SD2-5, producing MQMCGWLLKVVRWENLNCVHMEAHGNRRSSPTYLVMLWMISVASLLITCRGSIQKQVLFPGFTAAQMDYIDNDGIFLLSNGSVFGFGFVTSNVSDNTFYILAVVHMATTTTVWSANPNSPVTHSDDFFFDKDGNAFLQSGGGSNVWAANISGKGTATSMQLLDSGNLVVLGKDASSPLWQSFSHPTDTLLSGQNFIEGMTLMSKSNTVQNMTYTLQIKSGNMMLYAGFETPQPYWSAQQDSRIIVNKNGDSIYSANLSSASWSFYDQSGSLLSQLVIAQENANATLSAVLGSDGLIAFYMLQGGNGKSKFSITVPADSCDMPAYCSPYTICSSGTGCQCPSALGSFANCNPGVTSACKSNEEFPLVQLDSGVGYVGTNFFPPAAKTNLTGCKSACTGNCSCVAVFFDQSSGNCFLFNQIGSLQHKGGNTTRFASFIKVSSRGKGGSDSGSGKHNTIIIVIILGTLAIIGVLIYIGFWIYKRKRHPPPSQDDAGSSEDDGFLQTISGAPVRFTYRELQDATSNFCNKLGQGGFGSVYLGTLPDGSRIAVKKLEGIGQGKKEFRSEVTIIGSIHHIHLVKLRGFCTEGPHRLLAYEYMANGSLDKWIFHSKEDDHLLDWDTRFNIALGTAKGLAYLHQDCDSKIVHCDIKPENVLLDDNFIAKVSDFGLAKLMTREQSHVFTTLRGTRGYLAPEWLTNYAISEKSDVYSYGMVLLEIIGGRKSYDPSEISEKAHFPSFAFKKLEEGDLQDIFDAKLKYNDKDGRVETAIKVALWCIQDDFYQRPSMSKVVQMLEGVCEVLQPPVSSQIGYRLYANAFKSSSEEGTSSGMSDYNSDALLSAVRLSGPR from the coding sequence ATGCAAATGTGTGGATGGTTACTGAAGGTTGTTCGTTGGGAAAACTTAAATTGTGTGCACATGGAAGCTCATGGCAATCGTCGCAGCAGTCCAACATACCTTGTTATGCTGTGGATGATTTCGGTAGCTAGCCTATTGATAACATGTCGTGGCAGTATCCAGAAGCAAGTTCTCTTTCCAGGGTTCACTGCCGCGCAAATGGATTACATTGATAACGATGGGATATTTCTGCTTTCTAATGGCTCTGTCTTTGGCTTTGGTTTTGTCACGAGCAATGTCTCAGACAACACGTTCTACATTCTTGCAGTGGTTCACATGGCCACTACTACCACAGTCTGGTCTGCCAATCCTAACTCTCCTGTCACCCATTCAGATGACTTTTTTTTCGACAAGGATGGCAATGCCTTCCTGCAGTCAGGAGGAGGCTCCAATGTATGGGCTGCCAATATCTCCGGGAAAGGGACTGCCACCTCTATGCAACTACTGGACTCTGGCAATCTTGTAGTGCTTGGGAAAGAtgcctcttctcctctctgGCAAAGTTTCAGCCATCCGACAGACACTCTTCTGTCTGGTCAGAATTTCATCGAAGGGATGACGCTGATGAGCAAGTCCAACACAGTACAGAACATGACCTATACACTTCAGATCAAATCTGGGAACATGATGTTATACGCCGGCTTCGAGACACCTCAACCATACTGGTCTGCACAGCAGGATAGCAGGATAATTGTCAACAAGAACGGTGACAGCATCTACTCTGCAAACCTCAGTTCAGCTTCTTGGTCCTTCTATGATCAATCAGGGTCCCTTCTATCACAACTTGTCATCGCGCAAGAAAATGCCAATGCCACATTGTCTGCTGTCCTTGGTAGTGATGGATTGATAGCTTTCTATATGCTGCAGGGTGGAAATGGCAAGAGTAAATTCTCGATCACAGTTCCGGCAGACTCTTGTGACATGCCAGCCTACTGCAGTCCTTACACCATTTGCAGTAGTGGGACAGGTTGCCAATGCCCTTCGGCCCTCGGCTCGTTTGCAAACTGCAATCCTGGTGTTACATCAGCATGCAAATCGAACGAGGAGTTTCCGCTGGTTCAACTGGATAGTGGAGTTGGATATGTAGGCACTAACTTCTTCCCTCCTGCGGCTAAGACGAACCTTACGGGTTGTAAGAGTGCCTGTACAGGCAACTGCTCTTGTGTTGCTGTGTTCTTTGATCAATCTTCAGGCAATTGTTTCCTTTTCAACCAGATCGGAAGCTTGCAGCACAAAGGTGGGAATACAACTCGTTTCGCATCTTTTATCAAGGTATCAAGCAGAGGAAAAGGTGGGAGTGATAGTGGCAGTGGGAAGCACAATACCATTATTATTGTCATTATACTCGGAACTTTGGCTATCATAGGCGTCCTTATTTATATTGGTTTCTGGATCTACAAGAGGAAGAGGCATCCTCCACCATCACAAGACGACGCTGGTTCATCGGAAGATGATGGATTTCTGCAAACAATATCCGGAGCACCAGTGCGGTTCACTTACAGGGAGCTCCAGGATGCGACAAGCAACTTCTGTAACAAGCTTGGTCAGGGAGGGTTTGGATCTGTGTATCTTGGTACACTCCCAGACGGCAGTCGTATTGCTGTGAAGAAGCTGGAGGGCATAGGCCAAGGAAAGAAAGAGTTCCGCTCTGAGGTAACGATCATTGGTAGTATCCACCACATCCATCTTGTCAAACTACGAGGCTTTTGTACTGAGGGACCACACAGGCTTCTTGCCTACGAGTACATGGCGAATGGGTCGCTGGATAAGTGGATTTTCCATTCTAAAGAAGATGATCACCTGCTCGACTGGGATACAAGGTTTAACATTGCGCTTGGAACGGCAAAGGGATTGGCATACCTCCATCAGGACTGCGATTCGAAGATTGTACACTGTGACATTAAGCCTGAGAATGTTCTACTTGACGACAACTTCATCGCAAAGGTATCTGATTTTGGCCTTGCCAAGTTGATGACCAGGGAGCAGAGCCATGTTTTCACTACGCTCAGAGGCACGCGCGGGTACCTTGCACCTGAGTGGCTCACCAACTATGCCATCTCAGAGAAGAGTGATGTGTACAGCTACGGCATGGTTTTGCTTGAAATAATCGGTGGGAGGAAGAGCTACGATCCCTCGGAGATCTCCGAGAAGGCTCACTTCCCTTCCTTTGCATTCAAGAAGCTGGAGGAAGGCGATCTTCAGGACATCTTCGACGCCAAGCTGAAGTACAATGACAAGGATGGGCGGGTCGAGACCGCGATCAAGGTCGCGCTCTGGTGCATCCAGGATGATTTCTACCAGAGACCATCCATGTCAAAGGTTGTGCAGATGCTCGAAGGCGTCTGCGAGGTACTCCAGCCACCGGTGTCGTCGCAGATCGGGTACAGGCTCTACGCAAACGCCTTCAAATCGAGCAGCGAGGAGGGGACTTCATCAGGGATGTCGGACTACAACAGTGATGCTCTGCTTTCAGCTGTGAGGCTCTCTGGTCC